A genomic segment from Bradyrhizobium diazoefficiens USDA 110 encodes:
- a CDS encoding aminotransferase class V-fold PLP-dependent enzyme: MIDIDQIRIDTPAAERIAYLHNAGAALMPTPVVAAMKEHIDLESEIGGYAAADREARRLDSVYSSVGRLLNAAPDEIALLENATVAWQMAFYALAFRKGDRILTAEAEYAANYVAFLQVARRTGAVIEVVPSNASGELDIHALERMIDERVKLIAITWVPTNGGLVNPAAAVGKIARAHGIPYLLDACQAVGQMAVDVEAIGCDMLSATGRKFLRGPRGTGFLYVRRALLQRLEPPMIDHFAAPWVSRNQYRLRDDARRFETWENNYAARLGLGAAVDYALEIGMGPIEQRCRLLADRLRGGLASVRGITIRDLGRTPGAIVSFTMDGYEADAIVSGAAAAGITIGASHPSSTRIDAEIRALPPLVRASPHYYNTEAEIDRLIGHLAGLTPR; the protein is encoded by the coding sequence TTGATCGACATCGACCAAATACGCATCGACACACCGGCCGCTGAGCGGATCGCCTATCTGCACAACGCAGGCGCGGCGCTCATGCCGACGCCCGTCGTCGCGGCGATGAAGGAGCATATCGACCTCGAGAGCGAGATCGGGGGCTATGCCGCCGCCGACCGCGAGGCGCGCCGGCTTGATTCAGTCTACAGCTCGGTAGGCCGCCTGCTGAATGCCGCGCCCGATGAGATCGCGCTTCTGGAGAACGCGACGGTCGCCTGGCAGATGGCGTTCTATGCGCTTGCGTTTCGCAAGGGCGATCGCATCCTGACCGCCGAGGCCGAATACGCCGCCAACTATGTCGCCTTTCTTCAGGTCGCCAGGAGAACGGGCGCGGTTATCGAGGTCGTGCCGAGCAATGCCAGCGGCGAGCTCGACATCCACGCGCTCGAACGCATGATCGACGAGCGCGTGAAGCTCATCGCCATCACCTGGGTTCCGACCAACGGCGGGCTGGTCAATCCCGCGGCGGCCGTCGGCAAGATCGCGCGGGCGCACGGCATCCCCTATCTGCTCGACGCCTGCCAGGCGGTCGGCCAGATGGCCGTCGACGTCGAAGCCATCGGCTGTGACATGCTGTCGGCAACGGGGCGCAAATTCCTGCGTGGCCCGCGCGGCACCGGGTTTCTCTACGTTCGCCGAGCTCTGCTGCAACGGCTCGAGCCGCCGATGATCGACCACTTCGCGGCGCCCTGGGTCTCGCGCAATCAATATCGGCTCCGTGACGATGCGCGCCGTTTCGAGACCTGGGAGAACAATTACGCAGCGCGGCTCGGGCTCGGCGCTGCCGTCGACTACGCGCTCGAGATCGGCATGGGCCCGATCGAGCAGCGCTGCCGCCTGCTGGCGGACCGCCTTCGGGGCGGCCTCGCTTCCGTTCGCGGCATCACCATTCGCGACCTCGGACGCACACCAGGCGCCATCGTCAGCTTCACGATGGACGGGTATGAGGCGGACGCGATTGTCAGTGGTGCCGCTGCCGCCGGCATCACCATCGGTGCTTCACATCCGTCGAGCACCCGCATCGACGCCGAGATCCGGGCGCTGCCGCCGCTCGTGCGCGCCTCCCCGCATTATTACAACACCGAAGCCGAGATCGACCGGCTGATCGGCCACCTCGCGGGCCTGACGCCGCGATAG
- a CDS encoding threonine ammonia-lyase, whose amino-acid sequence MADLSQTTSSDLSGLPVAPGDIQAAAETIRGAVVETPCSYSRTLSNICGCDIWLKFENLQFTSSFKERGALNRLTALTPEERMRGVIAMSAGNHAQGVAYHARRLGIPATIVMPVGTPMVKIENTKHHGAEVVVTGATLEEAAAFARSHGEAHGMIFVHPYDDPLVIAGQGTVGLEMLKAVPELDTLVVPIGGGGLISGIGIAAKSIKPSLRILGVEAWLYPSMYNAIHDGNLPARGDTLAEGIAVKSPGKITTEIVRRLVDDIALVNEAELERAVATLISIEKTVVEGAGAAGLAALMSDPSRFAGQKVGLVLSGGNIDTRLIASVLTRELAREGRLTQLSLDIPDRPGQLAAVAALLAEAGANIIEVSHQRTFSDLPAKATLLQLVIETRDSAHLDEVMARLSASGLSARCT is encoded by the coding sequence ATGGCTGACTTGTCCCAAACCACGTCCTCCGATCTCAGCGGCCTTCCGGTCGCGCCTGGTGACATTCAGGCAGCCGCCGAGACCATCCGCGGTGCCGTCGTCGAGACGCCCTGCAGCTACAGCCGCACGCTGAGCAACATCTGCGGCTGTGACATCTGGCTCAAATTCGAGAACCTCCAGTTCACCTCCTCGTTCAAGGAGCGCGGCGCGCTCAACCGCCTCACCGCGCTGACGCCGGAGGAGCGTATGCGCGGCGTCATCGCCATGTCGGCGGGCAACCACGCGCAGGGCGTCGCCTATCACGCCAGGCGGCTCGGCATTCCCGCCACCATCGTGATGCCGGTCGGCACGCCCATGGTGAAGATCGAGAACACGAAGCACCACGGCGCGGAGGTGGTGGTGACGGGCGCGACGCTGGAGGAGGCGGCCGCGTTTGCGCGCAGCCACGGTGAAGCTCACGGCATGATCTTCGTCCACCCTTACGACGATCCGCTTGTGATCGCGGGGCAGGGCACCGTCGGGCTGGAGATGTTGAAGGCGGTGCCGGAGCTCGACACGCTGGTTGTCCCGATCGGCGGTGGCGGCCTGATCAGCGGGATCGGCATTGCCGCGAAATCGATCAAGCCATCGCTGCGGATTCTTGGCGTCGAGGCCTGGCTCTATCCCTCGATGTACAACGCCATCCATGACGGCAATCTGCCGGCGCGCGGCGATACGCTCGCCGAGGGCATCGCGGTGAAGTCGCCCGGCAAGATCACGACTGAAATCGTCCGGCGCCTCGTCGACGACATCGCGCTGGTCAACGAGGCCGAGCTCGAGCGCGCGGTCGCGACCCTGATCTCGATCGAGAAGACGGTCGTCGAGGGCGCCGGCGCCGCCGGCCTTGCCGCGCTGATGTCCGACCCGTCCCGCTTTGCCGGCCAGAAGGTCGGCCTGGTGCTGAGCGGCGGCAATATCGACACGCGGTTGATCGCCTCCGTCCTGACCCGCGAACTGGCGCGCGAGGGACGGTTGACCCAGTTGTCCCTCGACATTCCTGACCGGCCCGGGCAGCTGGCGGCGGTGGCTGCGCTGCTGGCCGAGGCTGGCGCCAACATCATCGAGGTCTCGCATCAGCGGACCTTCTCCGACCTGCCGGCCAAGGCGACGCTACTGCAACTCGTGATCGAGACCCGCGACAGCGCCCATCTCGACGAGGTCATGGCGAGGCTCAGTGCTTCCGGCTTGAGCGCGCGCTGCACCTGA
- the yajC gene encoding preprotein translocase subunit YajC, whose amino-acid sequence MLITPAYAQAAGAGDTNSMLMSLLPFALIFVIMYFLILRPQQKKVRDHADLVKNIRRGDTVVTSGGLVGKVTKVVDDDQIEFEISDGVRVRQMRQMISGVRAKGEPAKESKDSAKEAAKDDAASK is encoded by the coding sequence ATGCTGATTACCCCTGCGTATGCCCAGGCCGCGGGCGCCGGCGACACCAACAGCATGTTGATGTCGCTGCTGCCGTTCGCCCTGATCTTCGTGATTATGTACTTCCTGATTCTGCGTCCGCAGCAGAAGAAGGTCCGTGACCACGCCGACCTCGTGAAGAACATCCGTCGCGGCGACACCGTCGTGACCTCGGGCGGCCTCGTCGGCAAGGTCACCAAGGTCGTCGATGACGACCAGATCGAGTTCGAGATTTCCGACGGCGTCCGCGTCCGGCAGATGCGCCAGATGATCTCCGGCGTGCGCGCCAAGGGCGAGCCGGCGAAGGAATCCAAGGATAGCGCGAAGGAAGCCGCCAAGGACGACGCCGCGTCGAAGTGA
- a CDS encoding serine/threonine protein kinase, translating into MSLPKDDAATLSARWTEGVLLKRDVFSTVERGRFRADTGEVDAVLRRLDEVPWWSFLLARHLFAREKHALALAKGLNVGPELLWAGRRALVRGFVDGVALHLAKPHGDLAYFRSAKAALRRLRRAGICHNDLAKEQNWLVGRDGRAYVTDFQLAACFARRGRLYRILAYEDLRHLLKHKRSYAPEALTPRERKILAKKSFAASLWLATGKKVYRAITRGLFNFTDREGGGRRLVNDAPVLAELIRKNPAVRDTAIVAFADRRSGVGLYAFVEADQATLEGQIRNELTAAKGPKPPEHIQVVHALPRDTSGKPRTEILQLVAMNQLDLIEPMMKNDQDRAFLKDILEQRKNLRDRFNFEADLPAG; encoded by the coding sequence ATGAGCCTCCCCAAAGACGACGCCGCGACGCTCTCGGCGCGCTGGACCGAGGGCGTGCTGCTCAAGCGCGACGTGTTCTCGACCGTCGAGCGCGGCCGCTTTCGTGCCGACACCGGCGAGGTCGATGCGGTGCTGCGCCGGCTCGACGAGGTGCCGTGGTGGTCGTTCCTGCTGGCCCGCCATCTGTTCGCGCGCGAGAAGCATGCGCTCGCCCTCGCCAAGGGCCTGAACGTCGGTCCCGAGCTGCTGTGGGCCGGACGCCGGGCGCTGGTGCGCGGCTTCGTCGACGGCGTCGCGCTGCATCTGGCAAAACCGCATGGCGACCTCGCCTATTTCCGCTCGGCCAAGGCGGCGCTGCGCCGGCTGCGCCGCGCCGGCATCTGCCACAACGATCTTGCCAAGGAGCAGAACTGGCTGGTCGGCCGCGACGGCCGCGCCTATGTGACCGACTTCCAGCTCGCCGCCTGCTTTGCGCGCCGCGGCCGGCTGTATCGCATCCTCGCTTATGAAGACCTCCGGCACCTGCTCAAGCACAAGCGCTCCTACGCGCCCGAGGCGCTGACGCCGCGCGAGCGCAAGATCCTGGCGAAGAAATCATTTGCCGCGAGCCTGTGGCTCGCCACCGGCAAGAAGGTCTACCGGGCGATCACGCGCGGCCTGTTCAATTTCACCGATCGCGAGGGCGGTGGGCGCCGCCTCGTCAACGACGCGCCGGTGCTGGCGGAGCTGATCCGCAAGAATCCCGCCGTGCGCGACACCGCCATCGTCGCCTTTGCCGACCGCCGCTCCGGCGTCGGGCTCTATGCCTTCGTCGAAGCCGATCAGGCCACGCTCGAAGGCCAGATCCGCAACGAGCTCACGGCCGCCAAGGGTCCGAAACCACCGGAACACATCCAGGTGGTGCATGCACTGCCGCGCGACACCAGTGGCAAGCCGCGCACCGAGATCCTGCAACTGGTCGCCATGAACCAGCTCGACCTGATCGAGCCGATGATGAAGAACGACCAGGACCGCGCTTTCCTCAAGGACATTCTGGAGCAGCGCAAAAACCTGCGCGACCGCTTCAATTTCGAGGCGGACCTGCCCGCGGGCTGA
- the secF gene encoding protein translocase subunit SecF: MNHTVLIGLGVLITILTVVAALGLLPSLRIVPDNTHFDFTRFRRISFPISAALSIVAITLFFTHGLNLGIDFKGGTLLEVRAKSGAADIAAMRTTLDGLRLGEVQLQQFGGPENVLIRVAEQPGGDTAQQEAVQKVRTALGDSIEYRRVEVLGPRVAGELLAYGMLGLMLAIVAILIYLWFRFEWQFALGAMIANVHDIVLTIGFMSISQVDFDLTSIAALLTILGYSLNDTVVIYDRIREMLRRYKKMPMPQLLNESINSTLSRSIITHVTVTLALLALLLFGGHAIHSFTAVMMFGVVLVGTYTSIFIAAPILIYLGVGEHREDAPDTATPAKKNKA, from the coding sequence GTGAATCACACCGTTCTCATCGGGCTCGGCGTCCTCATTACTATTCTCACCGTGGTCGCGGCCCTCGGCTTGCTGCCGTCGTTGCGCATCGTCCCGGACAACACGCATTTCGACTTCACGCGATTCCGCCGCATCAGCTTCCCGATCTCGGCGGCGCTGTCGATCGTCGCCATCACGCTGTTCTTCACCCACGGCCTGAACCTCGGTATCGACTTCAAGGGCGGCACGTTGCTGGAGGTGCGGGCCAAGTCCGGCGCCGCCGACATCGCGGCGATGCGCACGACGCTGGATGGCTTGCGTCTGGGCGAGGTCCAGCTCCAGCAGTTCGGCGGGCCCGAGAACGTCCTGATCCGCGTCGCGGAGCAGCCGGGCGGCGATACCGCCCAGCAGGAGGCCGTGCAGAAGGTCCGTACCGCGCTCGGCGATTCCATCGAGTACCGCCGCGTCGAGGTGCTCGGTCCGCGCGTCGCCGGCGAGCTCTTGGCCTACGGCATGCTCGGCCTGATGCTCGCGATCGTCGCGATCCTGATCTATCTCTGGTTCCGCTTCGAATGGCAGTTCGCGCTGGGCGCCATGATCGCCAACGTGCACGACATCGTGCTGACGATCGGCTTCATGTCGATCAGTCAGGTCGATTTCGACCTGACCAGCATCGCCGCGCTTCTGACCATTCTGGGCTATTCGCTCAACGACACGGTCGTCATCTACGACCGTATCCGTGAAATGCTGCGGCGCTACAAGAAGATGCCGATGCCGCAGCTGCTCAACGAGTCCATCAACTCGACGCTGTCGCGCTCGATCATCACCCACGTCACGGTGACGCTGGCGCTGCTCGCGCTGCTGCTGTTCGGCGGTCACGCCATCCACAGCTTCACCGCGGTGATGATGTTCGGCGTGGTGCTGGTCGGCACCTACACCTCGATCTTCATCGCGGCGCCGATCCTGATCTATCTCGGCGTCGGCGAGCATCGCGAAGATGCGCCGGATACGGCTACGCCGGCGAAGAAAAACAAGGCATGA
- a CDS encoding GFA family protein, protein MAKKYTAQCACGAIKFEFDTDPSFIANCHCNDYKRASGGEMATFFAVPEDDFTLLSGKPKAFHYVANSGKGLDRNFCPECGSRVFTSNLDSFPKTVFVQLGSLDRPDLVAPKLEMFTKRRLSWNTPLHLPQFEQMPH, encoded by the coding sequence ATGGCCAAAAAATACACCGCTCAATGCGCCTGTGGCGCCATCAAGTTCGAATTCGACACCGATCCGTCCTTCATCGCCAATTGTCATTGCAACGACTACAAGCGCGCCTCGGGCGGCGAGATGGCAACTTTCTTTGCCGTGCCGGAGGATGACTTCACGCTGCTCAGCGGCAAGCCGAAGGCCTTTCACTACGTCGCGAACTCCGGCAAAGGCCTCGACCGCAACTTCTGCCCCGAATGCGGCTCGCGGGTGTTCACCTCGAACCTCGACAGCTTCCCCAAAACGGTCTTCGTTCAGTTGGGAAGCCTCGACCGGCCCGACCTGGTCGCACCGAAGCTCGAGATGTTCACCAAACGTCGCCTGTCGTGGAATACCCCGCTCCACCTGCCGCAGTTCGAACAGATGCCGCATTGA
- a CDS encoding CAP domain-containing protein, with translation MSTRGTMRHRVVGGMIAGLLLLAATPAMAETPAELISSFRLKHGEVRVVRDSTLDRIAMDQARAMAAKDDLSHDALGPFNRRVAPAGAGRAAENIAYGYDNFEKTLGQWIDSSGHRKNLLLHNASRVGIASAKNASGKRTYWAMVIAGDYEPKGKGKGKKDGEPLVAVKREAAPAKKPKSSECHIKLLSLCI, from the coding sequence ATGAGCACTCGGGGGACGATGAGGCATCGCGTGGTCGGCGGCATGATCGCCGGCCTTCTGCTGTTGGCAGCGACGCCCGCAATGGCCGAAACCCCGGCCGAGCTGATCTCCAGCTTCCGCCTCAAGCACGGTGAAGTTCGCGTCGTCCGCGATTCAACCCTCGACCGCATCGCCATGGACCAGGCGCGCGCGATGGCGGCGAAGGACGACCTCAGCCACGACGCTCTCGGACCGTTCAACCGCCGCGTCGCACCGGCCGGCGCGGGGCGCGCCGCCGAGAACATCGCCTATGGCTACGACAATTTCGAGAAGACGCTCGGACAGTGGATCGACTCGTCCGGACACCGTAAGAACCTGTTGCTGCACAACGCCTCCCGCGTCGGCATCGCCAGCGCCAAGAATGCCAGCGGCAAGCGAACCTATTGGGCCATGGTGATCGCAGGCGACTACGAGCCGAAGGGCAAGGGCAAAGGCAAGAAGGACGGGGAGCCGCTGGTTGCCGTGAAGCGCGAGGCCGCGCCCGCGAAGAAGCCAAAATCCAGCGAGTGCCACATCAAGCTGCTCAGCCTCTGCATCTGA
- a CDS encoding Mth938-like domain-containing protein has translation MAGDPNAPHFPRSAPIEAYGKGGFAFAGMSHRGSLLCLPDAIWAWDVTDPAKIDRYSLDRVFAAANSIDTLLIGTGTGVWLPPPALRQALKAVRVVLDTMQTGPAVRTYNIMIGERRRVAAALIAVP, from the coding sequence ATGGCCGGCGATCCCAACGCACCGCATTTCCCGCGCTCGGCGCCGATCGAGGCCTATGGCAAGGGCGGCTTCGCCTTTGCCGGCATGTCGCATCGGGGATCGCTGCTCTGCCTGCCTGACGCGATCTGGGCCTGGGATGTGACGGACCCCGCGAAGATCGACCGCTATTCGCTGGATCGGGTCTTCGCGGCCGCCAACAGCATCGATACGCTCCTGATTGGCACCGGAACCGGGGTCTGGCTGCCGCCGCCGGCGCTGCGGCAGGCTCTGAAGGCGGTGAGGGTGGTGCTGGACACGATGCAGACCGGCCCGGCCGTGCGCACCTACAACATCATGATCGGCGAACGGCGCCGCGTTGCGGCCGCGCTGATCGCCGTGCCATGA
- the trmFO gene encoding methylenetetrahydrofolate--tRNA-(uracil(54)-C(5))-methyltransferase (FADH(2)-oxidizing) TrmFO: protein MTGPHSNIVHVIGAGLAGSEAAWQVAKAGVPVMLHEMRPDRMTEAHRTDGLAELVCSNSFRSDDAANNAVGLLHAEMRRLGSLIMRAADANQVPAGGALAVDRDGFSAAVTKALNDHPLIEIARGEIAGLPPADWGNVIVATGPLTSAPLADAIRELTDENALAFFDAIAPIVHRESIDMSVAWFQSRYDKVGPGGNGADYINCPMTKEQYEGFVAALIAGEKTEFKEWETNTPYFDGCLPIEVMAERGPETLRHGPMKPVGLTNPHDPTTKAYAIVQLRQDNKLGTLYNIVGFQTKLKYGEQQRIFRTIPGLEKAEFARLGGLHRNTFLNSPKLLDGQLRLRAQPRLRFAGQMTGCEGYVESASVGLIAGLYAAADARGETLASPPATTALGSLLGHITGGHIETIEPGTRSFQPMNINFGLFPPLASAPTKKPDGTRLRGNEKTVAKKQAMSALALADLDRWIADHLRIAAAA, encoded by the coding sequence GCGCGGGCCTTGCCGGCTCGGAGGCAGCCTGGCAGGTCGCCAAAGCCGGCGTGCCCGTGATGCTGCACGAGATGCGGCCGGACCGCATGACCGAGGCGCACCGCACCGACGGGCTCGCCGAGCTCGTCTGCTCCAATTCGTTCCGCTCGGACGACGCCGCCAACAACGCCGTCGGCCTGCTCCATGCGGAGATGCGCCGCCTCGGTTCGCTGATCATGCGCGCGGCCGATGCCAACCAGGTTCCCGCCGGCGGTGCGCTGGCGGTCGATCGCGACGGTTTTTCGGCGGCCGTCACCAAGGCGCTGAACGACCACCCCCTGATCGAGATCGCCCGTGGCGAGATCGCAGGCCTTCCGCCGGCCGACTGGGGCAACGTCATCGTTGCGACCGGGCCCCTCACCTCCGCACCGCTGGCCGATGCCATCCGCGAACTGACCGACGAGAACGCGCTCGCCTTCTTCGACGCGATCGCGCCGATCGTGCACCGCGAATCCATCGACATGTCGGTGGCCTGGTTCCAGTCTCGCTATGACAAGGTCGGCCCCGGCGGCAACGGCGCCGACTACATCAACTGCCCGATGACCAAGGAGCAGTATGAGGGCTTCGTCGCCGCGCTGATCGCCGGCGAGAAGACCGAGTTCAAGGAGTGGGAGACCAACACGCCCTATTTCGACGGCTGCCTGCCGATCGAGGTGATGGCGGAGCGCGGCCCCGAGACGCTGCGCCATGGTCCGATGAAGCCGGTCGGCCTCACCAATCCGCACGATCCGACAACGAAGGCCTACGCGATCGTGCAGCTGCGCCAGGACAACAAGCTCGGCACGCTCTACAACATCGTCGGCTTCCAGACGAAGCTGAAATACGGCGAACAGCAGCGCATCTTCCGCACCATTCCCGGGCTGGAGAAGGCCGAGTTCGCCCGCCTCGGCGGCCTGCATCGCAACACCTTCCTCAACTCGCCAAAGCTGCTCGACGGCCAGCTGCGGCTGCGTGCGCAACCGCGGCTGCGCTTTGCCGGACAGATGACGGGCTGCGAGGGCTATGTGGAGTCGGCCAGCGTCGGCCTGATCGCCGGCCTTTACGCAGCAGCCGATGCCCGCGGCGAGACGCTGGCGAGCCCGCCTGCCACGACGGCGCTGGGATCGCTGCTCGGACACATCACCGGCGGCCATATCGAGACCATCGAGCCCGGCACGCGCTCGTTCCAGCCGATGAACATCAATTTCGGCCTGTTCCCGCCGCTTGCAAGCGCTCCGACGAAAAAGCCCGACGGCACGCGCCTGCGCGGCAACGAGAAGACGGTGGCCAAGAAGCAGGCGATGAGTGCACTGGCGCTTGCCGATCTCGATCGCTGGATCGCCGATCATTTGCGCATCGCCGCAGCAGCGTGA
- a CDS encoding phytoene/squalene synthase family protein, whose amino-acid sequence MSSAASSPDSVAFCADLVRSHDFPRYVATLFAPAAERRALLALYAFNVEIVRVRDQVSQPLPGEIRLQWWTDMLAGHVHGSAEGNPVAAELLRAIRDFDLPVEPLSLLADEHQFDLYNDPMPTMAALEGYLAATSSALFMLAARIMGPPSEAVEHLARHAGLAQGIVQVIVNLPRDAAHRQLFLPQQVLASHNCNMEDVFASRQTPNLHAVLEQLAGEARQHATTASSLLAQAPSSVRPAFLPLSQAQADLKRLARPGRNPFAPQPSSRLRTLWTLWRASRSREFTK is encoded by the coding sequence ATGAGCAGCGCTGCATCTTCGCCCGATTCCGTCGCCTTCTGCGCCGATCTCGTGCGCAGCCACGATTTTCCGCGCTATGTCGCGACCCTGTTCGCGCCCGCCGCCGAGCGCCGTGCGCTGCTCGCGCTCTATGCCTTCAATGTCGAGATCGTCCGGGTCCGCGACCAGGTGAGCCAGCCCTTGCCCGGCGAGATCCGCCTGCAATGGTGGACCGACATGCTTGCCGGCCATGTCCATGGCAGCGCCGAGGGCAATCCGGTCGCGGCCGAGCTGCTGCGCGCGATCCGCGATTTCGACCTGCCGGTCGAGCCGTTGTCGCTGCTCGCCGACGAGCATCAGTTCGATCTCTACAACGATCCGATGCCGACCATGGCGGCGCTGGAAGGCTATCTGGCCGCGACTTCATCGGCGCTGTTCATGCTCGCGGCACGGATCATGGGGCCGCCGTCGGAGGCGGTCGAGCACCTTGCCCGTCATGCCGGGCTGGCGCAGGGCATCGTGCAGGTCATCGTCAACCTGCCGCGCGATGCCGCGCACCGGCAATTGTTCCTGCCGCAGCAGGTGCTGGCGAGCCACAATTGCAACATGGAGGATGTGTTCGCCAGCAGGCAGACGCCCAACCTCCATGCGGTGCTCGAGCAGCTTGCGGGTGAGGCCCGGCAGCATGCGACGACAGCCTCGTCGCTGCTGGCGCAGGCGCCGTCGTCGGTGCGGCCGGCGTTCCTGCCGCTGAGCCAGGCGCAGGCCGACCTCAAGCGCCTGGCGCGTCCGGGACGCAATCCGTTTGCGCCGCAGCCTTCGTCGCGGCTGCGCACGCTGTGGACGCTCTGGCGGGCTTCACGTTCCCGGGAATTTACCAAATAG
- the secD gene encoding protein translocase subunit SecD has product MLYFTRWRALGIILTALIVCLCAVPNFFPEAQVKTWPAWAQRRLVLGLDLQGGSYLLLEVDSNYVKKERLDQVRDDVRRTLRDAKIGFTGGVTVRNDAAEVRITKETDVQPALAKLRELAQPLGGLMGSSGQRDLEVTDAGGGVIRLSIPQAAMLDRMRKTIEQSIQIVERRVNELGTVEPVIQRQGNDRILVQVPGLQDPTRLKELLGKTAKMEFRMVDTSVPPDQAQQGRLPPESDLLMSASPPPTPYVVKKQVLVAGGDLTDAQASFDQRTGEPVVSFKFNTSGARKFSQATQENVGLPFAIVLDNKVISAPVIREPITGGQGQISGNFTVQSANDLAILLRAGALPAPLTVVEERTVGPGLGQDSIEKGELAAYVGSILVIIFMLVTYRLFGVFANIAVAINVAMIFGLLSLLNATLTLPGIAGIVLTVGIAVDSNVLIYERIREELRGGRNAISAIDAGFKRALATILDSNITTFIAAAVLFYIGTGPVRGFAVTLGIGIITTVFTAFTLTRLIVAGWVRWKRPQSVPI; this is encoded by the coding sequence ATGTTGTATTTCACGCGGTGGAGGGCGCTGGGGATTATCCTGACGGCGCTGATCGTGTGCCTCTGCGCGGTCCCGAACTTCTTCCCCGAGGCACAGGTCAAGACCTGGCCGGCCTGGGCGCAGCGCCGGCTCGTGCTCGGCCTCGACCTCCAGGGCGGCTCCTATCTGCTGCTTGAGGTCGATTCCAACTATGTGAAGAAGGAGAGGCTGGACCAGGTCCGCGACGACGTTCGCCGGACGCTGCGCGATGCCAAGATCGGCTTCACCGGCGGCGTCACCGTGCGCAACGACGCGGCCGAGGTTCGCATCACCAAGGAAACCGATGTGCAGCCGGCGCTCGCCAAGCTGCGCGAATTGGCCCAGCCGCTCGGCGGTCTGATGGGCTCCAGCGGTCAACGCGACCTTGAAGTGACCGATGCCGGTGGCGGCGTTATCCGCCTGAGCATCCCGCAGGCCGCGATGCTCGACCGCATGCGCAAGACCATCGAGCAATCGATCCAGATCGTCGAGCGCCGCGTCAACGAGCTCGGCACCGTCGAGCCCGTCATCCAGCGCCAGGGCAACGACCGCATCCTGGTGCAGGTCCCCGGTCTTCAGGACCCGACCCGCCTGAAGGAACTGCTGGGCAAGACCGCGAAGATGGAATTCCGCATGGTCGACACCTCCGTGCCGCCGGATCAGGCGCAGCAGGGCAGGTTGCCGCCGGAATCCGATCTGCTGATGAGCGCCTCGCCACCGCCCACACCTTACGTGGTCAAGAAGCAGGTGCTGGTCGCCGGCGGCGACCTGACCGATGCCCAGGCGAGCTTCGACCAGCGCACGGGTGAGCCGGTCGTCAGCTTCAAGTTCAACACGTCGGGCGCGCGCAAGTTCTCGCAAGCCACGCAGGAAAACGTGGGGCTGCCGTTTGCGATCGTCCTCGACAACAAGGTGATCTCGGCGCCTGTCATCCGCGAGCCGATCACCGGCGGTCAGGGCCAGATCTCCGGCAATTTCACCGTGCAATCGGCCAACGATCTCGCGATCCTCCTGCGCGCCGGCGCGCTGCCGGCGCCGCTCACCGTGGTCGAGGAGCGCACCGTCGGTCCGGGCCTTGGCCAGGACTCGATCGAGAAGGGCGAGCTTGCGGCTTACGTCGGCTCGATCCTGGTCATCATCTTCATGCTCGTGACCTATCGGCTGTTCGGGGTGTTCGCCAACATCGCGGTGGCCATCAACGTCGCCATGATCTTCGGCCTGCTGTCGCTGCTCAACGCCACGCTGACGCTGCCCGGCATCGCCGGCATCGTGCTCACCGTCGGCATCGCCGTGGACTCCAACGTGCTGATCTACGAGCGCATCCGCGAGGAGCTGCGCGGCGGCCGTAACGCGATCTCGGCGATCGACGCCGGCTTCAAGCGGGCGCTCGCGACCATCCTCGATTCCAACATCACCACCTTCATTGCCGCCGCGGTGCTGTTCTACATCGGCACCGGCCCGGTGCGCGGCTTCGCCGTGACGCTCGGTATCGGCATCATCACCACGGTGTTCACCGCCTTCACCCTGACCCGGCTGATCGTCGCCGGGTGGGTGCGGTGGAAGCGGCCGCAGAGCGTGCCGATCTAG